ACCGTCAAGCCTGAACTGAGGATGATTGTGGAGGACTGCTACCCCCACATAAGGGAACTGAACCCGGCCCAGAGGAGTGCCATTGAATCAGGATACCTTGAGTCCTATGAAAATTACATCATAGCCATCCCCACTGCAAGCGGTAAAACCCTGCTGGGCCTCCTGGCAGCCCTTAAAACCATCCTTGATGGTGGCAGGGTCGTTTACACCGTTCCACTCATCTCAATTCAGAACGAAAAGATAAAGGAGTTCAAAAAACTCGAAAAACATGGCATAAAGGTTGGTAAGGATCCTAAAACCTCAGACCTTGCAGTTATGGTGTTTGAATCCTTCGACACCCTCACACGTTTCTCATGGAACCTTCTAAGGGAGGTGGACCTCCTCATCGTTGATGAGTTCCACATGATAGGGGAATACAGCAGGGGCCCGGTGATTGAATCTGCAGTTACAAGGGCCCGGCAGCTGAACCCCTCCATGCGCATCGTGGCCCTCTCAGCAACCCTCTCCAACATGGACGAAATTGCGGGGTGGCTTGATGCCCGTGTCGTGGAGCATGACTACCGGCCGGTACCCCTCCACAGGGAGGTCCTTGACACCGAGATGTTCGGTGCCAGGGACAAGAACCAGGTTGTCCTGAAGATACTTGAAAAATCCATTGAGGAGGAAAGCCAGACCCTCGCATTCGTATCCACAAGGAGATTCACCGAGTCCCTTGCATCCTACCTTGCAGAAAATATCCGTGGGAGGATCCCTGAAGATATGAAGGAAAGATTCAGGACGGTTGCAGAGAGCCTCCTTGAGGTTCCAGGGGCCGCAGGGTCCCGTCCCACCTCGACGTGCATGAAACTCGCTGAATGTGCCGCCTCAGGGATAGCATTCCACCATGCAGGTCTCTTCAACAGGCAGAGGGAGATAATAGAGGACGAGTTCAGGAAGGGCAACATACTCATGATAACTGCAACACCCAGCCTCATGTACGGTGTTAACCTCCCCTCAAGGACCGTGGTTATAAGGGACTACACCCGCTGGACAGGCAGGGGTCAGCAGAGGATCCCTGTATTCGATTATGAACAGATGTCAGGGAGGGCCGGCCGGCCACAGTACGATGATGCAGGATACTCATACCTCATAGCAAAGAGCCATGCCGAGGCCCTTGAACTGGAGGAGTACTACGTCAATGGGGAGGTTGAGAGGACCTCTTCACGCGTCCTTGAAAACCGGGACGCCTTCTACCGGTTGATAATAGTACAGGTGGCATCAGGACTCTCAAGGAACCCTGATGAACTCATCGAATTCTTCAAAGGGACATTCTACGGTTATCAGCTCATGGAGAACCCCTACATGAACTCATTCGGCATGGATAACCTTCAGTATGAACTTGAGGGTGCCCTTGATTTCCTTGTGAAGAACAGGATACTCTATCCAAGGCCCGATGGCTTTGCTGCAACCGAATTCGGCATGCTCATTGCAAATTCAAACTACTCTGTTGAGACCGCCATCAAGTTAAACCAGCTTGCCTCAGAGATGGATGAACTCAACATCTACAGGCTGATCTATGAGATAACAAGGACCCCTGACATGCCCCTCATATCCTTCAAGGCCACGAAGAGCAGGGACCCTGTCAGGGAGAGGCTCATGGACCACGGACTCTTTGTCATGGACATAGGGAACGAGGAGGCCACGGCAGCAGCCCTTATAGAATGGATCAATGAGAGAACAGAGCATGAAATAGAAAACGCCTTCAACGTCTACGCTGCATCCACCCGGAGAGTGGCCTATGAAGCGTCAAGGCTTGTTAAGTTCTTCGGGAGGATATGTGAGATTATGGGGGTCTACGGTTATTCCGGTCAGCTGGAGGTGCTCTCTGCAAGGCTGTATTATGGTGTGGGTGAGGACCTGATACCCCTCGTTGTTGGTGTCAGGGGCCTTGGAAGAAGGAGGGCCCGTAAGATCATTGAAACATTTGGTGATGACCTGAGATACGTCCGGAAGGAGGACCTCAAACGCATCGATGGGATAGGTGAAAAACTCGCTGAGGCCGTTAAGAGGTATGCTGAGAGGTGCTAGGGGGGATGAAATCCATCCAGCCGCACCAGAGAAACATTGACTGGCTTGAAATGTATCATGATGCCCCATCCATCACATGTCTCCTGAGGGATGCGGCTGCAGGGGTAGGTGTCTCTGATCTCATGGAGGTAAGGCTCTTCATTGAGAGGAGCTGTGAACATGTCCAGGAGAGGTACAGGAAGAGATACATCGATATCTACACCGGAATGGTCGTTGACTCGGTCCTTGAACTGAAGAAAGGCAGCCCTCTCCGCGCAGATCATGATGAAGAAAACACATTATGGGTCCTGAGGAGGCTGAATGAAACACGAACACCCCTCCTTGCAGGTTTAACAGTTCTTCACCGAACCCTCATCAGGAAAGAACCGCTTCACCCCGAGGGAACCCCCTTCCCTGGTGGAGATTCTGTTAAAGAGGTTAACGGTGTTTATTACTGTCCGGTTAAGGACCGGCAGAAGGATAATCCCCGGGCCCTCTGCGACATCTGCATAGCAAGACAGACACCCAAATTAAAGGGGTATCATGATCATCAGAACAGTGCAAGGATCCCGAAAAATTAAAACAATAGATAAACCAGTTCCTGAACTGATATGAAGGAGGTCCGGAATATGATCAGCGCTGATAGGATTCCATCCAAGATGACAAAAATGGGGTTACTTGAGATTATTAAAAAGGAAGCCTCCTCCATCCATATAAAGGATATAATGGATGCTTCTGTGTATCTCAGAGATGATGCAAGGTATATGCCGCCCAGGGAGCAGAAGGATTTCATAGAGAGGTTCACAAGGGCCTTCTTCAACAGGATAAGGGATATAAAGAATGACAGAAACACCTACCCTGGTGAAGTTGACACCGGCAAGCTGAGGGAGTTCCTTGAATTCCTTGATGATCAGTTCCAGAAGGCCGTTGAAGTCCCTGAGAAGTGCTTCCAGAAGATTGCACGTATAATAACCATTTATGTAACCTTTATAAGGGAGGAACCCGTGCATCCTGTTGGAACCCGTTTCCCCGGTGGCCTCACGGTGCGGAGGGATGGGGACGTTTATTACTGTCCTGTGAAGGACAAACAGGTAAACACGCCATCGGCACTTTGCCGTTTCTGTGTCAGCATCCAGGACCCTGAAGTCTGATCATGGCCGTTGATGAGGAATACCCGGGACCCGGAAACACCCTGAAGCCTGATTTAGAACATGAAAAATAATAGTATGATGGATTAGGGGTCTGGAGCTCATCCCCCACCATCACAGACCTCTGAACCCATATCGATATCCTCAAGGTCCTCCTTCATCTTCCTGACCTTTTCAAGTGTCTCCTCAGGACCTCTTCTTTTCCCGGCACGTTTTTTCAGTTCTGATTTATCCACCACTTCAAGGTAGTCTGTGCTGTACCAGAGATCTGAATCCTCAAGGCGTGCCCATCCCTTATCATCCTCGACCTTTATGGCTGAGATCTCACCGGTGGTCCCGGTCCCTGTGTAGCGTACGGTCATGCCCACGGTGAGCACCCTGCCACCAGCATCCTTAACCTCCATAACAATCCCCGCACAGTGGTTTATTCAGGGGATATTTCAATGGTTTCCTCTTCCTCAGGGGCTTCCTCTGCCTCCTCTGCAGATATGCTGATAATAACGTAGTCCCCTACCTTCTCAACCCTGTCCATTCCCACAATGAAGGTCTTCTGTTTGAGGGAGAGTTCACCCTTTGATATGATAATGGAATTTATAACACCCTTCTCAGGGTCCACTTCCAGGTCAGAGACCTTACCTATCTCCATCGCGTTTTTATCCAGCACCTTGCGTCCTAGGAACTCCGTCACCTTCATATTAACACCACTGTATTCTATGTATCCCATGGTATAAAAAATAATTTATTCATGGATACCCATAGATAGGGGTATGACCAATTCAATAAGAATATTCAGGGTTGCCGGAATACCCGTTGAACTGGATTTCTCATTCCTCCTGCTGATGCTCTTCATATACATACTCGCCTACCTTGGATTCGTCTCCCTGCAGCTGGCGATCCTCATAACCCTCGTCTTTGTAACGGTGGTGATACATGAACTCGCCCATTCATACGTTGCCATGGGGTTCGGTGTTAAGATAAACAGCATACTCCTCCTCCCCATTGGTGGTGTTTCAAGGATGGAGGAGATACCAAGGGTCCCCAGGGGGGAGTTCCTCATATCAATTGCAGGTCCCCTAACAAACATCCTAATCGCAATGCTGGTATCTGTACCGATCCTCCTGGATGTGACAGGACCCCTTACCGGCCTTGCAGGGGAATTCCTTGCGGTTAACCTCCTCCTTGCCCTCTTCAACCTGATACCCGCATTCCCGATGGATGGTGGCAGGATACTCCGGGCGATACTCGCGGAGCGGATGGGCCACATGAGGGCCACTGAAATCGCCGCCAGCCTTGGAAAGATCATCGCGGTGTTCATGGCTGTCCTCGGGGTTTTCTACAATTTCTTCCTCATACTCATAGGACTCTTCATCTACATAGGGGCCGAGCAGGAGTACCAGGCGACCCTCATATCATCCCTCCTTGAGGGTGTGACCGTGGCCGATGTCATGACCCGGGACCCGGTGACCATGGA
The sequence above is drawn from the Methanothermobacter wolfeii genome and encodes:
- a CDS encoding site-2 protease family protein, with amino-acid sequence MTNSIRIFRVAGIPVELDFSFLLLMLFIYILAYLGFVSLQLAILITLVFVTVVIHELAHSYVAMGFGVKINSILLLPIGGVSRMEEIPRVPRGEFLISIAGPLTNILIAMLVSVPILLDVTGPLTGLAGEFLAVNLLLALFNLIPAFPMDGGRILRAILAERMGHMRATEIAASLGKIIAVFMAVLGVFYNFFLILIGLFIYIGAEQEYQATLISSLLEGVTVADVMTRDPVTMDPDITVDEALEFVMSKKHMGYPVVEGDEMIGIVTFHDLSDAERTRNVREVMTEDVVTVNEDDELISALEKLNSMNLGRLPVMGDGRLRGIISRTDILRTLNLLRNKKMKREN
- a CDS encoding DEAD/DEAH box helicase, with the protein product MYTVKPELRMIVEDCYPHIRELNPAQRSAIESGYLESYENYIIAIPTASGKTLLGLLAALKTILDGGRVVYTVPLISIQNEKIKEFKKLEKHGIKVGKDPKTSDLAVMVFESFDTLTRFSWNLLREVDLLIVDEFHMIGEYSRGPVIESAVTRARQLNPSMRIVALSATLSNMDEIAGWLDARVVEHDYRPVPLHREVLDTEMFGARDKNQVVLKILEKSIEEESQTLAFVSTRRFTESLASYLAENIRGRIPEDMKERFRTVAESLLEVPGAAGSRPTSTCMKLAECAASGIAFHHAGLFNRQREIIEDEFRKGNILMITATPSLMYGVNLPSRTVVIRDYTRWTGRGQQRIPVFDYEQMSGRAGRPQYDDAGYSYLIAKSHAEALELEEYYVNGEVERTSSRVLENRDAFYRLIIVQVASGLSRNPDELIEFFKGTFYGYQLMENPYMNSFGMDNLQYELEGALDFLVKNRILYPRPDGFAATEFGMLIANSNYSVETAIKLNQLASEMDELNIYRLIYEITRTPDMPLISFKATKSRDPVRERLMDHGLFVMDIGNEEATAAALIEWINERTEHEIENAFNVYAASTRRVAYEASRLVKFFGRICEIMGVYGYSGQLEVLSARLYYGVGEDLIPLVVGVRGLGRRRARKIIETFGDDLRYVRKEDLKRIDGIGEKLAEAVKRYAERC
- a CDS encoding PRC-barrel domain-containing protein; protein product: MGYIEYSGVNMKVTEFLGRKVLDKNAMEIGKVSDLEVDPEKGVINSIIISKGELSLKQKTFIVGMDRVEKVGDYVIISISAEEAEEAPEEEETIEISPE
- a CDS encoding DUF2098 domain-containing protein, which translates into the protein MEVKDAGGRVLTVGMTVRYTGTGTTGEISAIKVEDDKGWARLEDSDLWYSTDYLEVVDKSELKKRAGKRRGPEETLEKVRKMKEDLEDIDMGSEVCDGGG
- a CDS encoding DUF2115 domain-containing protein, producing MKSIQPHQRNIDWLEMYHDAPSITCLLRDAAAGVGVSDLMEVRLFIERSCEHVQERYRKRYIDIYTGMVVDSVLELKKGSPLRADHDEENTLWVLRRLNETRTPLLAGLTVLHRTLIRKEPLHPEGTPFPGGDSVKEVNGVYYCPVKDRQKDNPRALCDICIARQTPKLKGYHDHQNSARIPKN
- a CDS encoding DUF2115 domain-containing protein codes for the protein MISADRIPSKMTKMGLLEIIKKEASSIHIKDIMDASVYLRDDARYMPPREQKDFIERFTRAFFNRIRDIKNDRNTYPGEVDTGKLREFLEFLDDQFQKAVEVPEKCFQKIARIITIYVTFIREEPVHPVGTRFPGGLTVRRDGDVYYCPVKDKQVNTPSALCRFCVSIQDPEV